The Pedobacter roseus genome contains a region encoding:
- the nagB gene encoding glucosamine-6-phosphate deaminase codes for MARLNLLEETRFEKLPVSVFENPKIASINVAHRIAGLIKSKQANNTPAVLGLATGVTPIAVYAELVRLHKEEGLSFKNVITFNLDEYYPMAPTAVQSYVTFMNENLFDHIDIDKKNVHIPDGTLALEDIPAFCLAYEKKIGDLGGLDIQILGIGRTGHIGFNEPGSAPNSGTRLVTLDDLTRRDAARDFGGKSFVPTKAITMGIGTIFKAREIILMAWSRKKASIIKKAVEGEISGEVPATYLQLSENVEFILDAPAASELTRFDTPWLVKDCVWTDALIRKAVIWLANTLKKPILKLTEDDYNNNGMAQLATEKGPVYNINIHIFNKLQHTITGWPGGKPNADDSQRPERAEPAKKRVIIFSPHPDDDVISMGGTFLRLVDQKHDVHVAYQTSGNTAVWDDDALRFVEFNVDFTEKMGMDNTHLKDLYNKMRTFIEQKKPNQVDTPEIQTVKGLIRKGEAIAGARYCGLEDDHIHFQALPFYESGKVQKNPVTDADIELTIELLQKVKPQQVYAAGDFEDPHGTHIVCFNIILAALKRLRKTEAWAQDCWLWMYRGAWHEFETYEIEMAVPISPQELERKRNAIFKHQSQKDRAVFPGDDAREFWQRAEDRNRDTAKAYDELGLAEYEAMEAFVRWKFED; via the coding sequence ATGGCTAGATTAAATCTACTGGAGGAGACACGTTTCGAGAAATTACCCGTAAGCGTGTTCGAAAATCCAAAAATTGCTTCCATTAATGTAGCACACCGTATTGCCGGGCTCATTAAATCAAAACAAGCAAACAACACACCTGCAGTACTGGGCTTAGCAACAGGTGTTACCCCAATTGCAGTTTACGCCGAATTGGTGAGACTGCACAAAGAAGAGGGTTTAAGTTTTAAAAACGTAATTACTTTCAATTTGGATGAATACTATCCAATGGCGCCAACAGCGGTACAGAGTTACGTTACCTTTATGAACGAAAATCTTTTCGATCATATCGATATTGACAAGAAAAACGTCCATATCCCTGATGGAACACTTGCACTGGAGGATATTCCGGCATTCTGTTTAGCTTATGAAAAGAAAATCGGTGATCTTGGCGGACTTGATATCCAGATTTTGGGTATAGGACGTACCGGTCACATCGGATTTAACGAGCCGGGTTCCGCACCAAACTCGGGTACCCGTTTGGTTACTTTAGATGATCTTACCCGCCGTGATGCTGCACGCGATTTCGGTGGAAAAAGCTTTGTACCAACCAAAGCCATTACCATGGGTATTGGTACCATTTTCAAAGCAAGGGAAATTATATTAATGGCCTGGAGCCGTAAAAAAGCTTCGATCATTAAAAAAGCAGTTGAAGGCGAAATTTCGGGCGAAGTACCGGCAACTTACCTACAGCTTTCTGAAAATGTGGAGTTTATCCTTGATGCACCTGCAGCTTCAGAACTGACCCGTTTTGATACACCATGGTTGGTTAAAGATTGTGTGTGGACAGATGCATTGATCCGCAAAGCGGTAATCTGGTTGGCCAACACCCTTAAAAAACCGATCTTAAAATTAACGGAAGACGATTACAACAACAATGGTATGGCGCAACTGGCTACCGAAAAAGGGCCGGTTTACAACATTAACATCCATATTTTTAATAAATTACAGCACACCATTACGGGTTGGCCGGGTGGTAAACCAAATGCCGACGATTCTCAACGTCCGGAAAGAGCTGAACCAGCAAAAAAACGCGTAATTATCTTCTCTCCACACCCTGATGATGATGTAATTTCAATGGGAGGTACATTCTTGCGCCTGGTTGACCAGAAACATGATGTACACGTGGCTTACCAAACTTCGGGCAATACGGCAGTTTGGGATGATGATGCATTGCGCTTTGTTGAGTTCAACGTAGATTTTACCGAGAAAATGGGCATGGATAATACTCATTTAAAGGATCTGTATAACAAAATGAGAACCTTTATTGAGCAGAAAAAACCAAACCAGGTTGATACGCCGGAGATCCAAACGGTTAAAGGACTGATCAGAAAAGGTGAAGCCATCGCAGGAGCGCGTTATTGCGGCTTAGAAGATGACCATATCCATTTCCAGGCACTTCCGTTTTACGAAAGTGGCAAAGTGCAGAAAAACCCGGTAACCGATGCCGATATCGAACTCACTATCGAATTATTACAAAAGGTTAAACCGCAGCAGGTGTATGCCGCAGGCGATTTTGAAGATCCGCATGGAACACACATCGTTTGTTTCAATATTATTTTGGCGGCCTTAAAACGCCTGCGTAAAACCGAAGCCTGGGCACAGGATTGCTGGTTATGGATGTACCGTGGTGCATGGCACGAGTTCGAAACTTATGAGATCGAAATGGCTGTTCCAATTTCTCCTCAAGAACTGGAACGTAAGAGAAATGCGATCTTTAAACACCAGAGTCAAAAAGACAGGGCAGTTTTCCCGGGTGATGATGCAAGAGAATTCTGGCAACGCGCTGAAGACCGCAACCGCGATACGGCAAAGGCTTACGATGAACTTGGCCTTGCAGAATACGAAGCCATGGAGGCATTTGTACGCTGGAAGTTTGAAGACTAA
- a CDS encoding anhydro-N-acetylmuramic acid kinase, whose translation MNAEIQKLYSKAAKTERFIIGLMSGTSMDGLDIALCSVKGSGPDTDIRLLKFKTGDYTDDFRAKIKAVFSKKEVDLQLVCLMNEHIANTHAALINEALIEWGIGNEAVDFIASHGQTIFHAPKSLHQLADYPNGTLQIGDGDHIAIKTGIITLSDFRQKHLAAGGEGAPLAVYGDYLMFSKAGEDRIMLNIGGIANFTYLPGSMDASAVFSTDVGPGNTLMDQYVQRHFNLFYDKNAGIALSGALNPQLLSALLNCDFFDLGFPKTTGPELFNLEYLTKAQEISSTADISKEDVMATLCHFSAETIANAIKRCFGADARAQVFMSGGGMHNPLLVKLLQAKLPSCNFLTTDDLNINPDAKEAVLFAVLANETLCGKPINFGDRQGVPSVCMGKISLPE comes from the coding sequence ATGAACGCAGAGATTCAAAAGTTGTACAGCAAAGCAGCAAAAACAGAACGTTTTATAATCGGTTTAATGAGCGGGACTTCGATGGATGGATTGGATATTGCACTCTGCTCGGTTAAAGGGAGTGGACCAGATACGGATATCCGGTTACTGAAATTTAAAACCGGCGATTATACTGATGATTTCAGGGCAAAAATAAAAGCTGTTTTTTCTAAAAAGGAAGTTGATTTACAACTGGTTTGTCTGATGAATGAACATATTGCCAATACGCACGCTGCACTCATTAACGAAGCCCTTATAGAGTGGGGGATTGGAAATGAGGCTGTTGATTTTATTGCCAGCCATGGACAGACCATTTTCCATGCGCCAAAATCTTTGCATCAACTGGCCGATTATCCCAATGGTACATTACAGATTGGTGATGGTGACCATATTGCGATAAAAACAGGGATTATCACACTTTCTGATTTTAGGCAAAAACATTTAGCGGCAGGGGGTGAAGGCGCACCTTTAGCGGTGTATGGCGATTACCTGATGTTTTCGAAAGCTGGAGAAGATCGCATAATGCTGAACATTGGCGGGATTGCAAATTTTACTTATTTGCCAGGTAGTATGGATGCCAGTGCGGTTTTTTCGACAGATGTTGGTCCGGGGAATACACTCATGGATCAGTATGTGCAACGGCATTTTAATCTGTTTTATGATAAAAATGCCGGCATAGCTTTAAGTGGAGCACTAAATCCTCAGCTTTTGTCTGCTTTGCTTAATTGTGATTTCTTTGACCTGGGTTTCCCTAAAACTACAGGACCGGAGCTGTTTAACCTGGAGTATTTAACAAAAGCCCAGGAAATATCCTCAACAGCGGATATAAGTAAGGAAGATGTAATGGCCACGCTGTGCCACTTTTCTGCCGAAACCATTGCCAATGCCATAAAACGCTGCTTTGGAGCGGATGCCCGTGCACAGGTGTTTATGAGCGGCGGCGGAATGCATAACCCATTGCTGGTAAAACTACTTCAAGCTAAATTGCCTTCTTGTAATTTCTTAACTACTGATGATCTAAATATTAATCCCGATGCTAAAGAAGCAGTTTTATTTGCAGTACTTGCCAATGAAACGCTTTGCGGCAAACCGATCAACTTTGGCGATCGGCAAGGTGTACCTTCTGTTTGTATGGGGAAAATTAGTCTACCGGAATAA
- a CDS encoding SusC/RagA family TonB-linked outer membrane protein yields MEKSYLKWSTGFFAILLIPFLLLLFAEAAQAQNKRYTISGKVTDASNNSPVPGAVVKILGTNLATSTSSGGTYTFSVDLAPGKYQLQISFIGYKSTVEPVTLGDNITVQVNGALSGDAVGLDEVIVTGTSQGTTRKQLGSYVSTVKGDDLNKAPSGNVLSSLQGKTPGAQISQNSGDPAGGMSVRLRGVSSVNSSSEPLYIIDGVIVNNSTTRVTNTSANYDGGNFVGSIGQNRMVDISPSDIDHIEVLNGAAAAAIYGSRANAGVIQIFTKRGKTGEPQVSFSTSLTISELRKQIDVNQSPTKFGGPTDGPTAQTQDVLSPALITTTPVTRYNYQDYIFRTGIGTDNSVSVSGGNDNTKFYTSAGYFSNQGIIKNTDFTRMNFRANIDQTINKWAKLTAGFNYVHSDANEKPDGNSFFSPMNSVTIIGNFHDLFTRDALGNLKAIGERGRVNPVSVIEDIKQRQFTNRIIANTGLKLTPVKNLTIDYTMGVDNSIQNGTTFIPPFAYNVSTGFYGGGPTLDPSLNGYASAANATTTLFNNELNFTYDTKITGLLSSTTQLGGSYQYQKDLYSLLNGRGLAPFVQVVNGASTVLPNADSRSEFSISGAYLQQNFKYKDHLFVTGAIRVDQSTVFGEDNRTQFYPKANVSYVLSSADYWKDLGVSSWWNALKLRAAYGQSGNLTGIGAYDRFNVYSPSALNSKTSLTSLTTLANTSVKPERQKELEIGTDMSFFNNRLGLTFSYYNKNVTDLLLPVVIAPTTGFSSLLDNISGTLKNKGIELMLTGVPVKTEDFTWTSTLIYNRNRNKIVGSGAQRLIATNAGAPVSITDGYPVGVFYGTYFERTSTGDIATNAAGIPLTAGQAAGNVLRKVIGDPNPDYTGSFVNDFTYKKLSLHIQLDAVQGGDVWNADWRTRQGVGNGKVAEAEQMGQLPRGYVAGAYNVEEWRIDDGSFVKLREISLSYTIGQVKFVKSLTVNLSGRNLISWDNYKGYDPELNSGGQSTILRNIDFGSVPIPRTFSLGLQARF; encoded by the coding sequence ATGGAAAAAAGTTACCTAAAATGGTCAACAGGATTTTTTGCGATTTTGTTGATCCCATTTCTGCTGCTCTTATTTGCAGAGGCGGCTCAGGCACAGAATAAACGCTATACCATCAGTGGTAAAGTAACTGATGCCTCAAATAACAGCCCGGTTCCGGGCGCTGTTGTAAAAATACTCGGCACTAACCTTGCAACCAGTACGAGTTCGGGTGGAACCTACACATTTTCGGTCGATTTGGCTCCGGGTAAATACCAGCTGCAGATTTCTTTTATTGGCTATAAATCAACTGTGGAACCGGTAACGCTTGGCGATAATATTACTGTTCAGGTAAATGGTGCTCTTAGCGGCGATGCAGTGGGCCTCGATGAAGTAATTGTTACGGGTACCTCGCAAGGTACTACCCGCAAACAGTTAGGTAGTTACGTGAGCACTGTAAAAGGCGATGATTTAAACAAAGCGCCAAGTGGCAACGTACTTTCCTCTTTACAGGGAAAAACCCCAGGTGCACAGATCAGTCAGAATTCCGGAGATCCTGCGGGAGGAATGTCTGTTCGGTTAAGAGGGGTTAGCTCTGTTAACTCATCTTCAGAGCCACTATACATCATTGACGGAGTAATCGTAAACAATTCTACAACCAGAGTAACCAACACATCTGCCAATTATGATGGCGGAAATTTTGTTGGAAGTATCGGCCAAAACCGGATGGTCGATATAAGCCCTTCCGATATTGATCATATTGAAGTATTGAATGGCGCTGCTGCGGCTGCCATTTATGGCTCAAGGGCAAATGCGGGTGTAATTCAGATTTTTACCAAAAGAGGTAAAACCGGCGAACCGCAAGTGAGCTTTAGTACAAGCCTAACCATAAGTGAGTTGCGGAAGCAAATTGATGTCAATCAATCGCCAACAAAATTTGGAGGACCAACCGATGGGCCGACTGCGCAGACTCAAGATGTACTGTCTCCTGCACTAATTACAACAACTCCAGTAACCAGGTATAATTATCAGGATTATATTTTCAGAACAGGAATTGGGACAGATAATTCAGTTTCAGTTTCGGGCGGTAACGACAACACTAAATTCTATACCTCTGCTGGCTATTTCTCAAACCAGGGAATTATAAAAAATACCGATTTCACCAGAATGAACTTCAGGGCGAATATTGATCAAACCATTAACAAGTGGGCGAAATTAACAGCAGGATTCAATTACGTTCATAGTGATGCTAATGAGAAGCCCGACGGTAATTCCTTCTTTTCGCCAATGAATTCGGTTACCATTATTGGTAATTTTCACGATCTGTTTACCAGGGATGCATTAGGCAATTTAAAAGCCATCGGAGAACGCGGTCGTGTTAATCCGGTTTCTGTTATTGAAGATATCAAGCAGCGCCAGTTTACCAATCGCATTATTGCAAATACGGGATTAAAACTTACACCTGTTAAAAATTTAACTATTGATTACACTATGGGGGTTGATAATTCAATCCAAAACGGAACTACATTTATTCCGCCTTTTGCATATAATGTAAGTACAGGTTTTTATGGTGGCGGACCAACGCTGGATCCATCACTAAATGGTTACGCAAGTGCTGCAAACGCTACAACAACATTATTCAATAATGAACTGAATTTTACTTATGATACCAAAATTACAGGCTTGTTGAGTTCTACTACTCAGCTTGGCGGATCTTATCAATACCAAAAAGACCTGTACAGCTTACTAAATGGACGTGGATTAGCGCCTTTTGTTCAGGTAGTAAACGGAGCGAGTACTGTTTTACCTAATGCAGACAGTCGTTCAGAATTCTCAATTAGTGGTGCTTATTTACAACAAAATTTTAAATATAAAGACCATTTGTTTGTTACTGGTGCCATAAGGGTAGATCAATCAACTGTATTTGGGGAAGACAATAGAACGCAGTTTTATCCTAAAGCAAACGTAAGTTATGTGCTTTCATCTGCCGATTATTGGAAGGATTTGGGTGTATCATCATGGTGGAATGCACTAAAATTAAGAGCGGCTTATGGCCAGTCAGGAAATTTAACAGGGATTGGAGCATACGATCGTTTCAACGTTTATTCGCCAAGTGCGTTGAACAGCAAAACATCTTTAACATCGTTAACAACATTGGCTAATACGAGCGTAAAACCAGAGCGCCAAAAGGAGCTTGAAATTGGTACAGATATGTCCTTTTTTAACAATCGCTTAGGTTTAACTTTTAGTTACTATAATAAAAACGTAACTGATTTATTATTGCCGGTTGTGATTGCACCAACAACTGGTTTTTCTAGTCTCTTAGACAATATTAGCGGGACTTTAAAAAATAAAGGTATAGAGTTAATGCTTACAGGAGTGCCAGTTAAAACCGAAGACTTCACCTGGACATCGACGCTAATTTACAACAGAAATAGAAATAAAATAGTGGGTTCAGGTGCACAGAGACTAATAGCAACCAATGCTGGAGCACCCGTTTCTATTACTGACGGTTATCCGGTAGGTGTTTTTTATGGGACATATTTTGAACGGACATCAACTGGGGATATTGCAACAAATGCTGCTGGTATTCCTTTAACAGCAGGTCAGGCCGCTGGTAATGTTTTACGTAAAGTAATCGGCGACCCGAACCCCGATTATACAGGGTCTTTTGTTAATGATTTTACCTACAAAAAATTGAGCTTGCACATTCAACTGGATGCTGTTCAGGGAGGCGATGTTTGGAACGCAGACTGGAGAACACGTCAGGGTGTAGGAAACGGGAAAGTAGCTGAAGCTGAGCAGATGGGGCAATTGCCTAGAGGTTATGTGGCTGGGGCATACAATGTAGAAGAATGGCGTATTGATGATGGATCTTTTGTGAAATTAAGGGAAATTTCTTTAAGCTATACTATTGGTCAGGTTAAATTTGTTAAAAGCTTAACCGTTAATCTTAGCGGAAGAAATCTGATTTCGTGGGATAATTATAAAGGTTACGATCCGGAGTTGAACTCTGGTGGTCAATCTACCATTTTGAGAAATATCGATTTCGGCTCAGTGCCAATTCCACGTACTTTCTCTTTGGGTTTACAAGCAAGATTCTAA
- a CDS encoding RagB/SusD family nutrient uptake outer membrane protein, translated as MLNVWAGANKIIYDADNVINNAANLPDKSYASGLIAQASIFKALALGNLAEYWEKVPSGNGQNVSFITRAEGYNKAIATIDNALAVIAVNPVNTSFLSNVPSGIDIPNTLNALKARYALFAGNYALALTSANAVDLTKKSSFTYDAQNLNPIFEIATSTNNVIQPKNINLGQTGANVPDAGDGRIPFYTIINTTVRINGFGSGTFTQIPVYLPGEMTLIKAEAYARQASPNLTSSLSELNKIVTKTASTDPFGVGAALPALTGTYTQQQLLDLIYKHRCIELFMSGLKLEDMRRFNQPLTDRKRNFFPYPFAERDNNTNTPADPGF; from the coding sequence TTGCTAAATGTTTGGGCTGGAGCTAATAAAATCATTTATGATGCCGATAACGTGATCAATAACGCAGCCAATCTTCCCGATAAAAGTTATGCATCAGGTCTAATTGCGCAAGCAAGCATTTTTAAAGCACTCGCCTTGGGTAATTTAGCAGAATACTGGGAAAAAGTGCCTTCTGGAAACGGGCAGAATGTATCATTTATTACGAGAGCCGAAGGCTATAATAAAGCAATTGCAACCATCGATAATGCTTTGGCCGTAATAGCAGTAAACCCGGTAAATACTTCATTTTTAAGCAATGTACCTTCTGGAATTGATATTCCGAATACGTTAAATGCCTTAAAGGCCCGTTATGCATTATTTGCAGGAAATTATGCCCTTGCATTAACAAGTGCAAATGCGGTCGATTTAACTAAAAAATCATCATTTACATACGATGCACAGAACCTTAATCCGATTTTTGAGATCGCAACCTCTACCAACAATGTTATACAACCAAAAAATATAAATTTAGGGCAAACCGGAGCTAATGTTCCTGATGCTGGCGATGGAAGGATTCCATTTTATACTATAATTAATACCACCGTGCGTATCAATGGTTTTGGATCGGGTACTTTTACTCAGATTCCTGTTTATTTGCCTGGAGAGATGACGTTGATTAAAGCAGAAGCTTATGCCCGTCAGGCAAGCCCTAACTTAACTTCTTCGCTTTCTGAGCTGAACAAAATCGTAACTAAAACAGCTTCAACAGATCCTTTTGGTGTGGGGGCAGCATTGCCAGCCTTAACCGGAACATATACACAACAGCAGCTTTTAGATCTGATTTACAAGCACCGTTGTATTGAACTTTTCATGTCGGGTTTAAAGCTTGAAGATATGAGAAGGTTTAACCAGCCCTTAACCGATCGCAAGCGTAATTTCTTTCCTTATCCTTTTGCAGAAAGGGATAACAATACGAATACCCCTGCCGATCCAGGTTTCTAA
- a CDS encoding DeoR/GlpR family DNA-binding transcription regulator, which translates to MLKKERHDFIMRQINLHNRVLTSDLVQLLNVSEDTIRRDLQELVDENLLYKVHGGALSKSYHSSFDDSTVYARDSKIAIGKKAVQLIKDGMVILTGGGTTILEFVKLLPQGLMATFFTISPLVAVELAKYNNIEVILIGGLFSKNSQVTYGGQVITQLSEIKADLCLMGTSAIHPDEGLTDTYWEINQLKKAMLACARRTAVLCISEKLDIALRLRVCPIESISYLITELDIEHESLSRYKEKELNIL; encoded by the coding sequence ATGCTGAAAAAAGAACGCCACGACTTCATCATGCGACAGATTAACTTACACAACCGTGTATTAACCTCTGATCTGGTGCAATTACTCAATGTTTCGGAAGATACTATCAGAAGGGATTTGCAGGAACTTGTTGATGAAAACCTGCTTTATAAGGTACATGGAGGTGCTTTATCCAAATCTTACCACAGTTCTTTTGATGACAGTACGGTTTATGCCCGCGATAGTAAAATCGCCATCGGCAAAAAAGCAGTCCAGCTGATAAAAGATGGTATGGTGATTTTAACGGGTGGCGGAACCACGATTCTGGAGTTTGTAAAATTACTTCCACAAGGCTTAATGGCTACGTTTTTTACCATCAGCCCACTAGTTGCAGTAGAATTGGCTAAATACAATAATATTGAAGTGATTTTGATTGGCGGTCTGTTCTCCAAAAATTCGCAGGTTACCTATGGCGGACAGGTTATTACTCAATTATCGGAAATAAAAGCCGATTTATGTTTAATGGGCACCAGCGCCATTCACCCTGATGAAGGTTTAACTGATACCTACTGGGAAATTAATCAGCTTAAAAAAGCCATGTTAGCCTGTGCACGAAGAACAGCGGTACTCTGCATTTCCGAAAAACTGGATATTGCACTGAGGTTAAGGGTTTGCCCGATAGAAAGCATCAGCTACCTGATCACAGAGTTGGATATTGAACACGAATCGCTTTCCCGCTACAAGGAAAAGGAATTGAATATTTTATAA
- a CDS encoding SusC/RagA family TonB-linked outer membrane protein, translating to MMKKLLFSFIGIIMLSAQIFAQQIITGKVSSADGPIPGVSIRVKGSSTVSQTNNTGNYSIKASKTDVLVFSYVGYKTIERAIGANTAINVTLISDASNLNEVVVTAYGIDRDVKSLGYSTPKVSGAEVAETQRNDFFGGLQGRVPGLSINSTNGNPGASAQIVLRGFVSISGDNNALIVVDGVPINNSTLNQTRELVSGAANRDQDYSNRGMDINPNDIESYVIMKGPEATALYGSAGASGAILITTKKGKAGRGSINYSNSFRVEQLNKFPEIQTKYNTGVSNGVYDGGSSNFFGPAFLPNTPLYDNIHNFFETGFTQKHNLSFEGGTDKFSYRWSNEYTDSKGTIPTTSYTRISSRVTAVGTISPVLKLTTTFNYINSNNDKANKGANGSLLQLMRFSSAYNVQDYQDANGNRLLHLASIYSEFDNPLWDVVKNVNNDKVNRLIANTNIELTPLKWLRINGIIGADIANTKGLSVYHAQSYRGSGSAAAPTGGAVMTYDQLAKVFNGSLTASAKHKFGDFNNTYVIGATFNDYNSTTDSQRGTNMYDPNFYSINNTLPTTQRTLTYVNRYRTVGAFAQAILGYKTLLYLTLSGRVDGASRLMPNNPYFAYPSASLAFNFTDLASVKTAMPWLDNGKLRASYALTGKEPWREYSTGTNYEAKRFTGGGYAYSYYGGNPNLKPEVSENFEIGTEMQFLKNRIGLDFNYYNLLSKDQIINPRLSYGTGFVLEMMNGGTVRNRGIEVQLTGNPIKGKDFSWNTTLNFTRNRGVVLSLANELPELYESDTWVVGDIRSAVHPGYSTGAISGTRFARNDRGDILINPSSGLPSVTDTQFYPIGDRNPKFTLGFVNRFSYKGFNLSFLWDFRYGGDVVNGTEYASYIKGISVKTLDREVPRIITGVLNDGLQNTANPTVNTISVTPYYASNYYSLNVAPEMFVEKNINTLRLRDVTLAYDFPPSLVKRIGFIQSFGAFFTVTDSILITNYSGGDPESNSNSPGVGGIGGYGIDYGNVGKPIGFNVGFRVKL from the coding sequence ATGATGAAAAAACTACTTTTTAGTTTTATCGGTATCATTATGCTGTCTGCTCAAATTTTTGCACAGCAGATCATTACCGGTAAGGTCAGCTCTGCTGACGGACCCATTCCCGGCGTCTCCATACGGGTAAAAGGGAGCAGCACCGTTTCGCAAACCAACAATACCGGAAATTATTCCATTAAAGCATCAAAAACAGATGTCTTGGTGTTCTCCTATGTTGGGTACAAAACTATAGAGCGTGCTATAGGCGCCAACACGGCCATTAATGTTACGCTTATCTCCGATGCCAGCAACCTGAACGAGGTGGTTGTAACGGCCTATGGTATTGACCGTGATGTTAAATCGTTGGGTTATTCTACGCCAAAAGTTTCGGGAGCAGAAGTGGCAGAAACCCAAAGGAACGATTTTTTTGGCGGTCTGCAGGGGCGGGTACCGGGTTTATCGATCAACAGTACCAATGGCAACCCCGGTGCTTCTGCGCAGATTGTTTTGCGGGGTTTTGTGTCTATTAGTGGCGATAACAATGCGCTGATTGTAGTAGATGGGGTTCCGATCAATAACAGCACATTAAACCAAACCAGAGAACTTGTATCGGGCGCGGCAAACAGAGATCAGGATTATTCAAACAGGGGTATGGATATCAATCCCAACGATATCGAAAGTTATGTGATTATGAAAGGCCCCGAAGCTACCGCGTTATATGGGAGTGCAGGGGCCAGTGGCGCCATTTTAATCACTACAAAAAAAGGCAAAGCAGGTCGTGGAAGCATCAATTATAGCAACTCGTTTAGGGTAGAGCAATTGAATAAATTTCCGGAAATACAGACCAAATACAATACCGGGGTATCTAATGGAGTTTACGATGGCGGTTCGTCTAACTTTTTTGGCCCAGCATTTCTACCAAATACACCGCTTTACGATAACATCCATAATTTTTTCGAAACAGGTTTTACGCAAAAACACAATTTATCATTTGAGGGCGGAACCGATAAATTCTCCTACCGCTGGTCTAATGAATATACTGATTCGAAGGGAACCATTCCTACAACGAGTTATACCCGCATTTCTTCAAGGGTAACCGCAGTAGGTACCATTTCGCCTGTTTTAAAACTAACCACTACCTTCAATTACATCAATTCTAACAACGATAAAGCCAATAAAGGTGCTAATGGTTCGCTATTGCAGTTGATGCGTTTTAGCTCTGCATATAACGTTCAGGATTATCAGGATGCCAACGGAAACCGGCTTTTACACCTGGCAAGCATTTATTCAGAGTTTGATAATCCCCTTTGGGATGTGGTTAAAAACGTAAATAATGATAAAGTTAACCGTTTGATTGCCAATACCAACATAGAGCTGACGCCTTTAAAATGGCTGCGTATTAACGGAATCATTGGGGCAGATATTGCCAATACCAAAGGTTTATCAGTATATCATGCCCAATCTTACCGTGGTTCGGGTTCGGCTGCTGCCCCAACAGGTGGTGCGGTAATGACTTACGACCAATTGGCCAAAGTATTTAACGGATCGTTAACCGCTTCAGCCAAACATAAATTTGGCGATTTTAACAATACTTATGTGATTGGTGCAACTTTTAACGATTACAATTCTACCACCGACTCCCAGCGTGGAACGAACATGTACGATCCTAATTTTTACAGCATTAACAACACCCTGCCTACTACACAGCGTACATTAACTTATGTAAACCGTTACCGCACGGTGGGTGCTTTTGCACAGGCCATTTTGGGTTATAAAACCTTACTGTATTTAACCTTATCAGGCAGGGTTGATGGTGCTTCTCGCCTGATGCCTAACAATCCATATTTTGCTTATCCATCTGCAAGTTTGGCCTTTAATTTTACCGATCTGGCCAGTGTTAAAACTGCTATGCCCTGGCTGGATAATGGTAAGTTAAGAGCTTCTTATGCTTTAACAGGTAAGGAGCCATGGAGGGAATATTCAACCGGTACGAATTACGAGGCTAAAAGGTTTACTGGCGGTGGTTATGCTTATTCGTACTATGGCGGTAATCCGAATTTAAAACCTGAGGTATCAGAAAATTTCGAAATCGGTACTGAAATGCAGTTCCTGAAAAACCGTATCGGACTGGATTTTAACTATTACAACCTGTTGAGTAAAGATCAGATCATTAATCCGCGTTTAAGTTATGGTACAGGTTTCGTTTTAGAGATGATGAACGGCGGTACCGTACGTAACCGTGGTATCGAAGTGCAGTTAACCGGTAACCCGATAAAGGGGAAAGATTTTAGCTGGAATACTACTTTAAACTTTACCCGTAACCGTGGTGTGGTATTATCGCTTGCAAATGAACTTCCAGAACTTTACGAATCTGATACCTGGGTGGTTGGCGACATTAGAAGTGCAGTGCATCCGGGTTACAGCACAGGTGCCATCAGCGGTACCAGGTTTGCCCGTAATGATAGAGGTGATATTCTGATCAACCCATCATCAGGTTTGCCATCGGTTACCGATACTCAGTTTTATCCAATCGGCGACAGAAATCCAAAATTTACTTTGGGTTTTGTAAACAGGTTTAGCTATAAAGGCTTTAATCTCTCTTTCTTATGGGATTTCAGGTATGGAGGCGATGTGGTTAACGGTACCGAATATGCTTCTTACATTAAAGGAATCAGTGTTAAGACATTGGACAGGGAAGTGCCGAGGATTATTACCGGTGTGTTGAATGATGGTTTGCAGAACACCGCAAACCCAACAGTTAATACCATTTCTGTAACACCATATTATGCTTCTAACTATTATTCTTTAAATGTTGCGCCAGAGATGTTCGTAGAAAAGAATATCAACACGCTCCGTTTAAGGGATGTTACTTTGGCTTACGATTTTCCTCCGTCATTGGTTAAGCGTATCGGATTTATTCAAAGCTTTGGTGCCTTTTTTACGGTTACCGATTCTATTTTGATTACCAATTATTCTGGTGGAGATCCGGAGAGTAACTCAAATTCACCGGGTGTGGGCGGTATTGGTGGTTACGGTATTGATTATGGTAATGTGGGTAAGCCGATTGGTTTCAACGTAGGATTTAGGGTTAAATTATAG